aaaatattttattatcattttaaaatattttctttttttatcattgtGAGGTTCTAACATGTTTCTACTTTTAAGACACGAATAAAAAAATGCAtacttttataaatttcaagaaaacaaaattagatattaaattatatggtctaatttttttaagacCGGTATCCTTTTCCAAATTAcaacatttattttcttttatattctaACTATTTGAAGCAAATTGTTCTTCCATTGTTATTGATTGTTGTTTTTCTAATAAAGTAATATAgtgaataatataattaattcaaactttattaacttttaaaacatgataatattaattttgaaaaacaattaacaaaaataCCGATTTGTATTATGAATTCATTAAGTTTTCAATGATATATAGAATTTGTgattatcatttttaaatatattcacTTATAGTTGCTACCATCTTAATAAACTTGATGTCGAAACGTTtaccaataatatttttctaaacgTTAATCGTAAGTTTTCTTTATACACTTTGAAAAAATGCCTCTAATAAACCATACACTTTTTATATGTGTTCAACAAATAATCCCTTCAAATATATCATTCATAAAATCTGATAAACATATTTGACAAATGATCTTATTGATAAATTTATAACAATATTATAATAAGTTGAGTATATATGCACTgacaaacttttcatttttttcattaaatataaaaccataaaaaatattttccttgtTTCTTTTCACCAATAATTActctataatttaatattttacattataaaaactataaacataggatttgataaaaataaaataaaattcaatcactacaataaaatcaccaaatagaaaccaaaataattagttacaatagttactaaattagataccactttaaaaactaaaaaaaaattggtttctaaattagtatttattattgttaaatagcttctagattggtatctaattagcaaccaaagttttaactaccaattatttatattctaaatttagtaacaaaaattttggttactaattagatgccaatttaaaaatcatataacaataatagaaaataatttagaaaccaaaaataatttagaaaccaaaaatttatttagttcctaaaatggtctctaatttaatcactatagcaaataattatttttagtctctaaaattagtttttataacgAAGTGTCTTTCAATTACTACTCTATATTTTCATGttttacattttataaattcaagATTCAAGAAAGTATTTTTAGAACACTAATATGACTAATCACttctttaataattattttaatagttaaaatgaaaaaaaaaactaaaatatggATATAAACTTAGGTATATTTTATGTGattgaacatattttttaattaatagttgaagatttattgatttttaaatttagaaattcTAGAATTAACACTACAACAAAAAAATCACgaagtataaattaattttagagacaaaaaataattaattgttatagtgactaaatttgAGACCATGTTAgagactaattttttatttatttctaaattaatttatattattgttaaatacctaattaattaaaaactttggtatataattagataacaatttaaaaaccatgtaataataaaaactaatttagaaaccaaattttgttaatttctaaaattgtatataatttagttaatataacaactaattatttttatctctaaaatagattttttttcataattttcttatacgataaaaaaaactcaatcatatatttttcgtgtttttttataaattcttatattattgttaaagtTGATATCTCACTTAGATTTTGAaacttaaagaaaaaataatcatttgtaaccatataaaaaaatattattataaaaaaatatgaaatgtttggataaaaactcatatattccttcattcttatttataatgtttagaaatttatttattttttacgaGATTTCAAATTCACAATgtgaaatataaaaaactatgaaataaaaaatgatttaaaataattttagtttatatgaCAGATTTAACATAATTAGAGGCTAAGACATGATATTTAAAGTTTGTTGGGTGGCTTAATTTGGAAAGGAGCATAGGTCCTACAAGAACCCTACCAACCGAACCCTGTCGATGGAGCTTTGTCGCTTCTTTTTAATCTTCTCATCTTTTTCCAAAGGGTCCATCCATATTCAAGTGCAACACAACCCATTATTTCACTCTTTATGTCTCATGCTTTACACCCACCCAttatttccattttttattatgtcatttttaaattaaattgttggaattatatataaaaataaattgctTTCTAAAACGTCTTTTATTTAgttattcttataaaaaatatcCATTAATGTAAGCTTTTTCAAAATTActcaaaagtaataaaaaatattttatattctgaCATTTTTCAAGCATTTAAACCAAGAACATtcagatttttaaaataataatattttcttgaCCCTCGTCAAATCAATAGTCAGCaacttaaatattattatttagattCAAAAGCTTATGATTATGTCTGAACTCATGATGTAAAGACAGTGCCTCCAAATAGAAAGTGTTGTACTTCTTTGAATACACGATTAATAACTTGCGTGCgatgattttttaaaaacgGTGTTACGGTtggaataaaataatgtataaatttattattttgcatactattatttaattaagtttattttgatcttaattatttttattgttaattttgaattatgaattataGTAATATTACATATGTAATATACATAGAGAAGACGATTTATTGAGTagataatttattcaatatttaaaCCAGACTATTATTTGACTATTTCACTAATTGATTAAGAAGTTAACAAGAAGAGAAAGATAGAGATAAAAACATATTATGTTTGTACTTCCTATTTACATGATCTAAAAACAACTCTTCTTGTATATTAGTTATATCCTCTATGTTATTTGCAGCCAAGATCTGAACCAATTACATATcatgttttcttctttttgtatgggacatgatttttgtttttttttttttacgaatAATCAGAGAGGTTCTCAGGATGTGTTTGGTTTCTTactttaaaactgtttttaattttttaaatgcaaCTAAATAAGTTGTTCAGAGTGCTGGTAATAGTTTATGTATGCACATTACAAGAAGTAATGtatgaacaaataaaatatcaatactaataaatatatagtgaacaaaaatataagaagtacttatttatttcttacttcttttgtttaataatatttttttcatgtgatgataaatgattgttgttacttgaagtgtcagCCTAGTTCAGATCTTAAGTTGTATAGTAATatttaacatgaaaacttttatttaaaaaaaatataagaaatactTATTTGTTCAGGTTAGACTATCAATTCATAATTTATCAGTTTAGGATTTATCTAATTTTCTCACGAACTTtctttcttcatatttttataaataattcacttttaattctatttttaatatttatatatttttttatttataattatttggtTTTGTCTTTATATGGAAGATTGAGGGTTAATTATATTGTGATTTCAcactaaattttgaaatttctctttaataaatttttgttcttaaaatctctaataaattgtgttagaaagtcttattttttttattttgattaatatGTTTAATTCTAATTAATCTCTTGTTTATTTAATtcaaaagataaatataaatgttttaCGAGTAAACGCTTAGAGACACACGTACACTTGCTTGATTAATTTCGATTCTctatgaaaattaaaatgatgATATCTTAAAAATTTTATGATGAATTCACTATTAGATAAACTTAAAGCGTCCATCTATTTTCTTTATTAACTTTaagtgtttattttttattttctgttaaaaatattaacccattttttcatttattgttTTTCTCTGGTTGCTTTTAGATGAATTTTGAATAATAgtgatttattatatttattcttgAATTAGTTGAAAAACCATTTTGATCGACTATATCTACTGTATTATTATATTGTCAGTGTTAGACAGACAATTAAAAtcacattttatttaattataaaacaattaaaatcacttaatttaattataaaacgattaaaatcacatttaatttaatttaattgtaaaACAATTGCAATCGGTCATGAACTTCtcagaaaaaattatatatgataTGAGACATAATaacaattgtaaaaaaaatttcttattttaagcATTCTCTTGTAAATTTAGtaaaaatagtaatttaaaaattgaactAATTAAAATACTTAATATTTAGGTTGTTAAAGGAACGAGACATAACtttttaacattaaatattttccaTAGAAAATATCAACAGATTATTGTCTAACTTTTAAAACAACAAGAACATaaggaatttttttataagtgttATTCTTgtctattttcttaaaaaatcctttaaatttcatatttaagtATTGATATAACATTAATTTGTAACTATTATTTGAGATTTATAAAGATAAATCTTTAACATCACAAGTTattcttataaataaatttcatgCACACAAGAAAATCACTcaataaatagaaactaattttgactgaaaataattagttgttataacgactaaattataaaccattttagagactaaaaaaattattggtttctaaattagtttttattattgataaataatttttaaattggtatctaattagctatcaatgtttttgctatcaaatttagaatctaaataattggtagttaaaaccttagtagctaattaaatatcaatttagaaactatttaacaataatagaaaacaatttagaaactaataatttttttagttggtctttaatttagttattataacaactaattattttttgtatctaaaattgatttttatttcatgattttttttagtgtgaaTATTTTCAAATGTCTTCAAGTATAAACTTGCTTCAAAAACTTCCAAGGAAAACCACTTTTCATAttcttgaaaaaatattaaaaactagaAGGATGTTggcaaaaatatataattgctagctttataattttgaagaaaacaaattgatctaatttaaatgtatttaaCACAAGTAAGatatattattcttatttaaatgtagaaaaatcaataaaaaaactatctaatatattattttaaccaATTATATGAGAAATCTATATCCAAAACAAACTCCAGATAACTAATATCAGTTAAGACAATATATACATACTTATGGTTAATTAATTATGATATGAAATAATCAACTATTTGTCAATGCTTTAGTTGTGTAATtataagataatttattttgttttaacataatctattattatattttaaaactttttgaaactcttttaaaattatttaaagttctaaaaaataattgaatgaaTTTAACATgcataaattcaaaaaaatttatgatttttttataaaaaaaaatatataaatatggaTCACTTTAGATGATCCAATctttataaaaatagaaaaataaaaagaattaaaaacacATATATCTACATGCTCCTAACCCTTAGTAAAAACAATAGGCTATAATCCACGAGTATTATAATGTATGATTGACACTTGTACACAATGGAATGAATTTGACTTCCATACACTCAAAGGAACTAATACCAATGTATGATTTAGAAATGTTAACACGTGAATATACTTaagtatttattgttttaaaacattttcGCTTTCTTTGGATTAAGAAATTGATTTAGAGAAATGAAATTTGAGGAGCAAAAGtgaagttgtttggattaagataAATAGAGTGGAAAATGAAGATAAAATGTATAAAAGTTTGTGACTGATATGATGAATGTGATCTGTACCTGTATGGATGTTGGAGGCCAAGTAATCTTGATCCACGTCGATACACTCTTTACTTCTTCCTAGGTTCTCCTATTCTTCACGTATCCTTTCTCCTTCGCGTGCTTCGGTCGGCCGgcggggtacctgcgattgcactccgacactcaagtcagtgaTGGTTCCTAAGCGAGAATTCTCCGATCttatgaaaaacgtacctcttttttcctctctccttcctttttAGTAGGTTGACTTGGGCCTCTACCCTGTGGGCCCAGTCAACACTCATTACTTGCTAGGGACATGCTTAGTTGTCCCCGGGTCGTGCTTGATGGTTCCCTGAAAACCAGGGAGGTGATCTAGAAAACGTGTTTCGACTTAGTCAATGATTGTTGTAACTGCTCTTTTATTTCACGTATAACAACGTAGTGGATTTAATtggatttaattatatttattcgATGTAAACCATTTGGTCGTCCGGTGCCGACCGATACATGatcgatttttttttaattgataaaaaaaataagattataaatttccccttgtttttaaaaagaattgtaaaagaaatataatttatttatttttatattttagatatttataattaaaacattgtttccaataaataaatttcaaaactaTACAAATTATGTAATATTGTCAAAACACGAAAAATTGTCGGATATTAAACAGATTATGATACAATCCATATGAATAAatggaataaaaaattaatattagaataatgtccaaaaaataataacaatctaGTAAATTTATATCATTCAAAAGAGTTGCGAAAATCATTAAGTTGATTTTACAAagtcataatttttttcatggACCTTATCATAACATGTGATATTGAGCTTCATAGTCTTGTTTCACCACTAGGctcatattaataaaattgtaCATAAATCCTTACTCAGATAAGCATTTACATAAACATGGATCATCATTCAATATCAACATGGATCCATAATTGATTATCAACAAAGTATTATATTCTAGAAAACACACATGATTATGAAATAAGATAACCGATTATTCTTTaatgtcctacttaaataaaaatataaaataaataaaattattaaattattttaaattttaaataaataaacatgttCGGTgcaattattaatttaatcGACTTATACAActcaatttatatattttatgtagTTTCTTTACTATTTCATCAACAAAATACTTTCATCTTCATAAGATTTAAGAAAGACTGATCATATATATCAAGCAAGTTAAGATTGTATTTATTGAATTAaaagtttgtaatttttttaatatgattagtataaataaaatttaattgtgatacgaataaaatgaacaataaataaaataaaaaaatatttacatatatttattaaagtttccatgaaaatattatatatgcaCAAAAGTAAAACTTAATAATTATCAATAAACATACAAAGTAAGAGTTTACTTCAAGATAGTATTTGGTATacataataacttttttttttcataaaatgttTTTGTTCTTGTGTGTGTTtggtatattattttaatttatattgtgCATCTTCTCTCTAgacattaaattattatattcagAAAAGATTATAAACTATCTTCTCTATCTCATTAAAATTCCATGTTTAAAATGATTGCTTGTTTGACATTAGGCTTTATTTAAAGCACACACCTGAATCaccaagcttcaactttaataTTATTCTTATCTTTCCATAACTTTATTAAGTTTTgattaaaagtaaataattacGCAGCAGTATTGTATCTTAACTCACTTATTAACTATTTGCATAGTATTAGAAAAGAATTTTAACTCGACCTACGCCTTAAGAGAGTTGAACATGACACAATTGAAAAGTTTTAACTAGAATATAtactaaaaatgaaatataatacTTTTAGGTATAATTTTTAAGTAGCACTGGAGgattttttaattaagataTACTTCACAAGTATTTAAgctaattttaagtttttttattagttgaaagtttttattaattatgttagTCGTGTTTCAAAAACAACCTTTTTTTTCTCCGACATTACTAGTAATTagatatataaaagaaattagaaGTActattgttgaaaaaaaaaatcataaaataaaaatcaattttagaaataaaaataattaattgttataataactaaattagagatattttttAGACTAACAAattttttgatttctaaattagtttctattattgtttaatggtttttaaattagtatctaattagcaatcaaggttttaactattatttagattctaaatttggtagcaaaaatcttgatggctaattagatactaattttgaaactatttaacaataatagaaactaatttaaaaaccattttttttagtttataagatgatctctaatttaattactataacaactaattattttttatctataaaattagtttctatttatatttttattgtagtgtgacatgatattataaatattagtttatCTCACTTGAGATATACACAAACTTTTAATAAATTGTTCATAATGGTTTATATTTGCTAGAATCAAAActggttatttttttaaagaaaaatcaaaataaaatagaatggatAAAAAAGATAATCAATTACAATTAGACATCACTTAATTGAATGCAGTAACCAAAAGTTGTTCATCCACTTAGTTTGACACTTTGTGTTTAAGAGGTGAGGTTTAATCTTGACCCGAATTTCCtacttaaaaatataactttatcataaaataaataatttaaagtcaCTAGAAATActccattttatatttaatttttttttctgataaaaaaaagttaaaggcACTACAGATAAAAATTTGGattaagttaaattaaaaaaaaaaacacacgaTAACATTAAACCTGATTTATGTGTAGTGTATCACACTCTACATAAGTGGACAAATTTACAGTATATGCACTTTCATTGTATGAGCTAGCTTGGTTACACTTACTAGAGTTTTAGACGATTTGGTTTAATTGAAATCTCCTTCATATAATTTCAAGAGTCAAATATAGGATTGAGGTAGTATGTATAATACTATTATGATAAACAGAATTGTAACTGAGCAATTTGTAGATAACATTTGGTGTATTATTTACTTGTCTACAAATGgaactaaattataatttattaaagttttttttttatttctccttacattatgttaatattatttttttgaaaaagtatgtgtcatataaatattatatatttttttttattattcgtAATTTGTTAAggtattgtgtttttttttatagttctagaggattaaaaaaagaaaatgtattTATAGTGTTAGAGATTAATGTTTAGTAAGCTGTTTATCTCTTTGATTGTTTTTTAGATAAAGATTTGTTAATAACTTCTGgtgtttaaaataaattgtgtaGTGaagtcttatattttttttatataaaaattgagtcattcttaaaagtaatttatatttaaatattatttgttgttaataaaaaaatgatccCTGTTCGAATACTAGTCACATACTTTCCGCTAAACTCTATAAAGGGTTTCTTTTGTGTGTCTTTCCGCAGTAAGAAAAAGCATCTTTAGCTTCttctatataaattattaaagcAGTCTATGTATATTGAAGAAGCAAGTTCGGGTTGGAAAAGGACCACTTATTTCTTAACCCACATTGCATTCCACTTACTCCCTTCCCTTGTAGTAAGAATAATGCAAACTACATATATAATGGGCAATTAGGTACAGTGCGTTATCACATCATCTGCACCATTTTACTgtattttaagtattttcataCTTTGCTTAAGCAGACAACAAACCACACCCCCGggtatatatatagatagatacaCATATTTAGGGTTAATGTTATATCAGTGAAATTAACGTTGCCTTGATTTGCAATTAAGCAGGCATAGATCTTGAAGGGAATTGCGTGCGCCATGAGTAGAGGTGAAAGTTCTGGTGGTGGACAAAGCTCTTTGGGATATCTATTTGGGTCAGAAGAACAGCAAAATCAGCCTCAACCCACAGCAACAGTTCCATTACCACCCTATGGCGTTGAAATCGACAACACCATGCTCCCTCACGCTGTTAACCCTCCTAACACCCAACTTGTTGTCACAAACAACCGATCTCAAGGCCACCACTTGGGAAACATTGTAACTGTAAGCTAATCGCCATTTTTTTATCAACCTTCATAATCATCTTATACTTATTTCTTAGGAAATGTTACTTTAATAACTGTGTATATTGAAAGATATCAATTATTCTATTTCAGTAAAAAGTTATTTCTACTCTATTTCTTAATATCATTTTTCTGatatatatgtatgtgtgtGTTGCAGGATCGGCCATCAACAAAAGTCAAATCGGTACCCGGTGGTCATTCATCGCTTggatacttgtttggagataagTGATATTTTCATTCTCCGACATTGATTGATAGTGCTGCTTCTGACAAGGAGAATCGATACTTATTGTGGTAGCGTGTATGTGTGGGGTTTGAGTGAATCgcttataatttgattttagaatgtaaaaagaaataaaaaaaaaaacaaatcaaataaGGATTAAGCTTCATCTTTCTTGTATAAGCAAGGATCAGGTTACTAATAATGTGGGTCATATGAGTGAAAAATAAACCAGTGTGTGCTTTGTGTGCTAGGTTAATCAGTTTGAATGGAATGTTAAATCTATAGTTGTAATTCAAACTGATAATAAACTTTGTATAATTTCATTTCAGTTTTTGTGGCTGATCTTCTAGCAAGCATCTTAATCATATTTATATTCAGTTGACActgaactttttttaattaagaaagCATTATAAAAACTAAAGCTAGAGAATCATTCGTCTATAGCTTTCCGATTCAATAGCAGACTGAATTTGCTTCCATTTTGTTTAGTTTCATGTCTTATAATGATGATGATCGGGGATTTGTTCTTATATGTTAGCCGATTAAGATATTCTTCTTCAGCGACAAACAACTTTATTAAGTGTTTTAATTAATAACATAGTTTATTCTTGTTCTttacaaaataaagaattagAAGTTTCAAAAACTGTACTTTAGGTGAGGGTGTGTTTCTTCTTTCTTTAGATTTTCTCCCATATCATTTCAGAAAGAAAAATGGTTTACTGGAAACACTCTCACACAATTTCTCTCGTATGGAAATGAGATAAGAGAGTTTAGTACATGTTTTTTCTGCATTTTTGTAGCATAGTGTAGAGAGAGATAGGAAGAAGATGGGGGTAGTGTTTTTCAGAAGTAAACATGCACTTCAGTTAGGTTTCATGTTCAAAGAAATATCTTCCTTGTCCTTTTTATTTCACTCTCAGAAATAGGAGAGAAGGAGGGGGAGAGTGCCAAGTAGAATCTAATTGCCCTGAATTTGTTTCCATTTACCTTGTTTTTCCCAGGGAATTTagaagatagaaaaaaattctaatataaaattataaacccTTCTTTTTTAGCATTTAAGTCTCCCAAGATTCCTAATTCACTATCAACAAAATGTAATGTTCTTTTTTCCAGAGCCGAATTGTAATATATGCATGTTATGGTAATATGGTTAATAACTGTTTTGTTAGGGAGTTGCTCCAAAATTGTTCCTGAAAATGTCAAACATGTTCTTAATACTTATAAATGCATAATATAATGTACATATAATTTAACACTATAAttaaatttacaatatttatatcAGTGATTCATTTATTAAATATGGCCATGAAAATACTTAAGATTAAGATTATTGATAATGTAAAAAGTCTCAAACAACGTATgtagttattataaaaaaaattgatcattTTTGTCTTTCACAGTTTAAACCtttttttctatgttttttttcttataaaattatCAGTGAGTGACTCTGTTCAGTATTATATAAGCATTTTACTAATACATGGCAATCTAAGAACAAACCCTGTAAACATTTTGGtatagaagaaaaataaaaaaagaagttgaatattttaaaaataaaataatatatataatattctaaACATTCTTATCATGAAAATCTAAAAACATATTCTCCACTGCACTCttttaaaaatcactttaaatttGAAATCACAATTTTTTTGTGATGtcttagtttatatttaatgaatattGCTCATAATTTTACtagtttaataattatttaacattattataattttttaatattatcattCAATCAAAATTCAGTACTGTTATGCTGTTTagataaacattttaaaagttattgACCTTCGCATAATAAAACTGATTTATGCTTTCACAGCAAATAAGCCATGTTTTCATTAGATTAACGAAGGATTATGCAGTTCATTTCATGGAAGGGTGATCACATTGACTGTGCTTTAGtacatgttatatatatatatataccctAT
The sequence above is a segment of the Phaseolus vulgaris cultivar G19833 chromosome 2, P. vulgaris v2.0, whole genome shotgun sequence genome. Coding sequences within it:
- the LOC137811436 gene encoding protein SPIRAL1-like 5, translating into MSRGESSGGGQSSLGYLFGSEEQQNQPQPTATVPLPPYGVEIDNTMLPHAVNPPNTQLVVTNNRSQGHHLGNIVTDRPSTKVKSVPGGHSSLGYLFGDK